Proteins found in one Parasteatoda tepidariorum isolate YZ-2023 unplaced genomic scaffold, CAS_Ptep_4.0 HiC_scaffold_9028, whole genome shotgun sequence genomic segment:
- the LOC122273813 gene encoding uncharacterized protein encodes MAVVSSDEIMGQACSRSPVYIILEEIISISKSVEDADLLLLATRALIQWTNVLSNVLRKENVGNNSTHELKKTFIENGYYVSILFKHVLDYREHYIDVSIFLNL; translated from the exons ATGGCTGTTGTTTCTTCAGATGAAATTATGGGGCAAGCATGCTCACGATCAcctgtttatattattttggaGGAAATTATATCCATTTCTAAAAG TGTGGAAGATGCAGATTTATTATTGCTGGCTACACGAGCCTTGATACAGTGGACAAATGTTTTgag caatgtTCTGAGGAAAGAAAATGTTGGAAATAACTCTACTCATGAACTGAAGAAGACATTTATTGAAAACGGTTATTATGTATCGATATTATTCAAACATGTACTGGATTATAGAGAGCATTACATAGATGTAAGTATATTCTTGAATCTTTAA